Genomic segment of Tiliqua scincoides isolate rTilSci1 chromosome 1, rTilSci1.hap2, whole genome shotgun sequence:
TTCCACCCTGTAAGGGGAAAAGTAGAAAATAAGTACCACATTGTATCTTTTCAATAGATTACAATGAGAGGGTCTGTAAACAAACTTCCATAAGTAACTCACCTTCTGGAACTAGGGCTGTAACAAGGCAGGCAGCTCCTGCTGTCAGATTTGCTGCAGCCCAGGGATAGCGACGGCCTATGCAATCAACTGTGAGTATAAGTATGATGGCCGATGGAAATTCAACCAGAGCAGAGTAAAAAAAGTCCAGATAAATGTTGCCACCAGCAATTCCCATGTGCATGATGAGGCCCTGATAGACCACAGAGCTTGTGAACCTAGACAAAGAATACAAGTCAATTGAAGCCAGTTCTTCAAAGAATTCTTCATTCAGAAAGCCAATGTGATCTGTTCTGGTCAGATTTCATAGACAGTTTAACATGTAAACATGGGGCATGATAAGCTCATGAGGGCCTGAGTGCACAGCTGAAGAATGGCAGTGTTGGACATGCATATGGGAAGCACACATGGACCTAATGGATGGTGAAGCTCAGGCAGAAGTTGAAGACCAGATTTCATTGAATTCGGAGGGGTCCCCTCTATGATTTGCATGTACAGGTAGGCATAGCTCAAGCTCATGAAGGGCTATTGATGTGAAAAAGTTCGCTTCATTTAAAACTTTTCTATGAACTTCTCTTACCAAGTGTACATTAAAATGAGTGTGTGCTTCCGTATCTGTGGTGTTCTCACCAGGTCCACAAATGAAGGGACTAGCTTTTCACTCACTTCTTCCTCAGCTTGAAGATCCTGAAATGGCAAACAAAGGAACATTCAGTTTCATTTGGTGCAGGGGGAGACAGAAGAAAAGTCTGTTGACTTTGGGGGTTTTCAAGTCATGGTTTCAGGGATGTTTGTAAAAACTTTGAGAAGATTAGTAATGACATTTCTAAAAGCGACATTATGGAAAGCTGCCAAAACTATTTAcctgagattattattattattattattattaacagtatttatataccgcttttcaacaaaaagttcacaaagcggtttacagagaatatcaatatctaatggctccctgtcccaaaagggctcacaatctaaaaagatgcaaaggaataccagcagacagccactagaacagacagtgctggggtgaggtgggccagttactctccccctgctaaaaaaaaggagcacccacttgaaagagtgcctcttacccagttagcagggataagcAAGGAGAGGGGAACTGGAACTAGACCCCTCTCCCAAATTACCAGGATTTAAACATTTTTACAAGAGCTGTATGGGCCCTACCTTCTAGACTGGAAAAGAGAGCAATGCTTGTGGTTGCCCTTCCACCTGGGATGCTTGTGTGGTTCAGGTTGGAAATATGGAACCCCATTCCAGTTGGatcacatttctttttcatttaaaagtaCATTAAAATGATATGATaggtttaaaataaattaaatcacCAGGAGATTTCTTTAGGTTTTTGCTGACATGATCCCTGTAAGCCATTTACCCTCAAGTTGCCCCTCCCGTGTAAATCTGCCCATGAGCCTGAAATAGctcagaaatgaaaaaaaaatgactagACTGTAAAAACGCCTTACTCTAAAAGGAAAGGCTGGGGATGGGGTTCTTTTtgcgtgtgtttgattttctAGTAGTGTGACTCATGCTGTCTATTAGCCAAGCATAAAAATGGAGCACTTGGAATTTAAAATTTATCACTTGAGAAGTTTTTTGGCACCATACCCAGATATAATGAGGAAAATGTGGAAAATTTTGGAGACTGCTTTATCCCCAGCCATGTTTATCTTCAAAGCTgtcttatttatttcattttatacaCTTTCTTTTGTGCAATCAACACTTTCTCCAAGGAGCCAAGTGTGTGCATGGTCTCCTGTCCCATTTTATCCTCCTAACAGCTctgactgagagagagtgactagcgCAAGGTAACCCAATGAGCTGCATGGctgagcaacaacaacaacagtatttatataccgcttttcaacaaaaagttcacaaagcggtttacagagaaaatcaaatatctaatggctccctgtcccaaaagggctcacaatctaaaaagagcagggatttgaacttaaGTCTCCCTTGTGAACTTTGAATACACTAACCATTAGACCACACTGCTTCTCACTAATGACACTAAGGGACAACTTAGTAATGTTTTGACTGGTTGCCTTGGAAATCTCATTCAGTCATTATAAGACTCGAATAACTGACTGCAGCTAGATATTTCTCCCCcaaaacttccttccttcctgggcaCATTCCCTGCAGTATACAAGAAATATCACCTAGTGATTATTGATGTAGTTTTCCTCCTTTGCAATCAATCCAAATATATTATTAGGTAGAGGTAACGTCAAATTTCAACCTAAAAAGGAACAAATTTGGAGAGTGCCTCTTGGCAAAATATCTATAGAAACTAAATTTCAAGAGAATCCAAGTGAATTTGTGTACAATTCATTTTTAGAGAGGTTATATCTCCAAGGTgccacttacagcgcaatcctaacaaacttttcagaaccgaagtaagggcaatgcagctccacagtaagggaacaaacattcctttaacttgaagaggcttccatgactgtcacccaactgcaaaatgcagcacataccccattgacacagctgtcagtgtgggaaagttggttagaatttgggcctgtATTATATTAAAGCCAAGGTGATTCTGGAGAGTGCAACATGTGCAGGAATATCAAACACAGGAATATTCCTGAAAATCAATCCTGTGTGTAAGAAAGTTTGGATCCAACCTACAGTGGGCTGAAGTAGCACCCTATAGAGCAGGGCTGACATGgagtggtagagcatatgctttgaatGGTGAAAGTTGCAGATCTAATCCATGGCATTTTCTGGTAAAGAAAAATTCCTACCTGCAGCCCTGGAGAgcccctgccagtcagtgttgacactATGgatctagatgggccaatggtctgactcaaggCAGCTGACCCTAAATTTATGGGTCATTGGACTGCACACCCCTCCCTTGTGTTTGCAGGGTTCATGCTTGTCAAACTGGCCTCTGTTTTGAATTCTGAAGAGAGTTGAATAGCAGCAATCCATGTGTAAGTCTGCAGCAGTAATACATTTCATTACCTCCATGGAGGGAGGTAGCTTCTTCCGGTTTCCCTTGGCAATATTCTTGATAATTTTTAGGGCTTTGTCCCCTTTTTTCTGGGCTATCAACCACCTTGGAGACTCTGGAAGGCACCTGCAACATCAAAAAGTCCAGAATcactagatcagcaattttcaaccagtgtgccacaaatggtccacaggtgcaccACAGAAGATTGAGGGAGGGTtgtttattactagggccattgggggatgtgagccctcccaccagcagcatggtgtgccttatcaattgtccaaaaaccgatggtgtgcccagacacttttagtgccttgtcagtgtgccatgagatgacaaaaGTTGACAATCGCTGCGCTAGATGTTAGCAACGTACCTGCTAATGTGCACTATGAACAGTACACAGCTTAGGGTAACATGGTATGCTGCTCTTAGGTGAGCTTCACATCACACAAAATGGGAATCAGCATCCCCATGCCATCTACTCCACCCTTGCCTGGGTTCTCTTTTAAAACAATTGGAACATAATTGCCTTAATCCTTGTTGTTGGTTAATATTGTCCCATCTCTAATGGTTCTTCCTCTTTTGGCACCGTTGAATGTTTTCAAGATACACTAACATGCATCTACCATTGCattgcagttgtacaaatctatggtaaggccacacctggagtattgtgtccagttctggtcgccgcatctcaaaaaagacatagtggaaatagaaaaggtgcaaaagagagcgactaagatgattacggggctggggcaccttccttacgaggaaaggcgtttgggcttcttcagcctagaaaagagacgcctgaggggggacatgattgagacatacaaaattatgcaggggatggacagagtggatagggagatgctctttacactctcacataataccagaaccaggggacatccactaaaattgagtgttgggtgggttaggacagacaaaagaaagtatttctttactcagcgtgtggtcggtctgtggaactccttgccaaaggatgtggtgctggcatctagcctagacacctttaaaaggggattggacaagtttgtggaggaaaaatccattacggggtacaagccatgatgtgtatgcgcaacctcctgattttagaaatgggttatgtcagaatgccagatgcaagggagggcaccaggatgaggtctcttattatctggtgtgctccctggggcatttggtgggctgctgtgagatacaggaagctggactagatgggcctatggcctcatccagtggggctgttcttatgttcttatgtagatgaGACATCCAAATAAAAGTTCAATCAGAGATATGTTTTCTCTGGGGAAAATAGTGTATCTAACTGGGCTTTCCCTTGTCACTACAGGCATTTGGCTGTACTTTCTATTACTGGCATTTTAGGTTCACTGTTCCATTTTCTCTGGGAGTGGTAATGGAAGTCTTGCTTACCAGTAATACAGCAAGAAGAAGAAGTTTGGCAGCGTTACTGCAATCTGTAGCCATCTCCAGTGGGGAATTGCATAAGCAATAGCATCAAGGATCAGAAGTCCAACAGTAAAGGCCGCTTGGTACACGATGCTAACTATTTTTCTGTAGCGTGGGCCAACAAATTCTGCGACTTTGAAAAGTGGGAAAACGTTATCTGTTAATTCAAGCCCTGATAATCTTGGTGCCGTGCTACAAAAACGCCTGCACTGGCACTTGTGCAAGAATTCACAGAAAGCAATATAATTCAGCGAATGTAGTAAGTTTTCTCTTTGTGCTCTGGATCCAAGCCAAAGCTTCAATCCCAGCACCTTTCCAAGATACTAAATGAAATGTAAGATAATTTATTAATATGTTAAGAGCGtgagcctaaccccttatgttggtgctttccagcaccaacataagggcaatgcagctctgaggtcagggaacaaacattcccttactttgggggggCCTCTgaaagtgacacccaactgctggatgcagcacacgtcccattggcactgatatgccagtgctcgaaagtactggcataaggggttaggattgcgccctaaaactaCTACTCATTGCTAGGGGATCTTAAACATGTTCTTTTTTCATTCACAATTACAGTGACACACCAAAACCAAAATAGTCTACCCCCCATGCCAGATGTACTCTGAATACAAAATTTGCCCTGTTGAGTCATCAgttacagttggcatccttcagtctcggaagactatggtgtcacgctctgaatggtggttctggaacagagtgtcctctccagtgcgcgaagcctgggtaaagcaggtatggaggataggctgttacccatgcagcaaatcccccctctccacgtcactgaaatggtccaatggaaaggcagaggccaatatggttggttccagtggcgtcgcaggagttgccagaacatgactgtgttcagccacaaactgcctcagggactccggctccggattttgcctcgaggttgactcctgaagccctttccataactggatgtagccacaaggcagtggaggtttgggatcagagttttccttctctcagatgagctgccttcccaggctgacgagtcccatctacccggtggctgtttagtcgcctcttacgacaagtacagccaaactgagggcctattcttatccccagcccccaggggtatgaGTCATCAGTTACAGCTTTGATTAATCTTCTCTATAAACCTTATAGCTGCATTAACATATTACTTACTTTTTCATGTATGAATCAAGTACCATTCATTTCATGGAAGGCTACTGAACTGGCCTCATTTCTCCTTAACTTCGTTGtggttgaagggggggggggaaagactggACATTCTTACTTTCAAATTTAATTCCCAGATTATGGAACTACCAACAGCCTTACTCAGTATGTAGCCTGTCAACCAGCCCCCTTTGCTGACTAGTCCTTGTATCAAACGGAAGACCACTATCCATGCGTAGTTCGGTGCAATGGCCATGAGGACaccagagatggaatttataagGATGGTAATCAACAAGCATCGTTTACGACCAAAcctgaagagagaaaaaaaaggcacctgacaTTATTACGCACATGAAAATGTGACATGGATACGCATCACAATGACTGCTACAGAAATTAAAAAGGTAACCTAAATTATTGTTGGAAAACAACAACCAGTTCATTTTAACTTATCAGTAGAACTAATAATTTTTCTTTCAGGTTTTGTAAAAATAGGCTTttttaagactgcaattctatgcatgctgacctgggagtaagtcccactaaactcaatggggcttacctccaagtagacatgccttggataGTGCTGTTAATGTCTTTATAGgttaacataagaaacataaaagAATTTTCAAGAAAAGATGTAAAATAGATTATTCAGACTATCTTTCCTCATCTGCATGCCAGCATGTATCCAGCATGTATCCTCTTAACGCTCCTTTCTTATGACAAACCTGTGTTTTCCGCTGCACCTGTAAGGGGATTTTTGGcttctgaaggtctccttggggtaagaggacatttatccccttgccttggggtaagccccaacaaCTGCTGTGGGGTAactcagatctgcagcagcaaTACTGCTGGCTCAAGTCCATGTTGCCCCCTGCAGGTGAATGTTctggcctgaagacttttttattcaggaaagcctttgagccctgataagggctgcttttataacgcatcttttactgcatgcttttaatctgctgctgatatgtattttatcttgttttaattgttttttattgttttttattttttaatgtttatttgtattttactttgtattttaaatttgattgttagctgccttgggtgcccttcggggagaaaggcggaatacaaatctaataaataaataaataaataaatggttggttggcaactttcagtctcgaaagactatggtataagcctacagcatccggtattcctaggcggtctcccatccaagtactaaccaggcctgaccctgcttagcttccgagatcagacgagatccagcatgtgcagggtaacagttgctgcaataaataaataaataaataaataaataaataaggcctggaaaggggtttgggattcagcatgcaccactgctgccattcccacccctgggcctgattcacccatCTCCTGCCTCATCTCCTCtatgttctgccctccccccaccctgttacgCCACCTGTGTTGGGCTTATCTGCTCCATGGTCTCCCAATGTCCACCAGTGCATGAAGGAAGGCTCTGGCCACCATTTTTCTGGCACTactattggataggattgggctgtaattctgaaGTAAGCAATAGAAGCCAGTGATTAGTGCAAATATTTTAGCTGTCTCAATACATAGTGGCCTGTATACCATTAAGTTAGAAGCAACATTTTCCTAGCAAAAACATACAGTACTCCATTCTGAATAACCTTTTAGTTTTCCAAAATTATTCTTACTAAGGAAATCACAAACAGATATAGAAATAGAAAAGAAATAGAAAAGTTGACCAACCTGTCCGCCAAGTATCCAATGCTTACGGAGCCAACAAAAAACCCCACATTCACACATGACTGAAACAGGTCCAGTTTCCAGGCATCCTCACACACCAGGTCAAACTAAACAAAAGACACGTGCAGGTTAGAGAAAATACATGAACAATTATCCCAGTCCTTTATTATTATCTTCCTTGAGGGCCTCTTTCCTCCTTAGTTTGAAGATGTTcccctgttggcatccttcagtctcggaagactatggtgtcacgctctgaatggtggttctggaacagagtgtcctctccagtgcgtgaagcctgggtaaagtaggtatggaggatagactgttacccatgcagcaaatcccccctctccacgtcgctgaaatggtccaatggaaaggcagaggccaatatggttggttccagcggcgttgcaggagttgccagaacgtgactgtgttcagccatgaactgcctcagggactccagctccggattttgcctcaaggttgactcctgaagccttttccataactggatgtagccaaaaggcagtggaggtttgggatcagagttttccttctctcagatgagctgccttcccaggctgaccagtcccatctacccggtggctgtttagtcgcctcttacgacaagtacagccaaactgaagatGTTACCACTATTTTTTCCACTAGGGTTATGTGAGATTTCAGGATAATGTCAGGTAATATTAAATCTTTCCAAGATATTCTCTCAGGGTTTTATCCTAAAATGATTTACTACTTTTCCATATCCATCTCTGACATATGCCCTTTCTGAACATAGTAGAACACATCCCAGTATAAACCATATATGTCATTCTGAAATATTGTGGCCTTTTCAGCACTTAAGGCATTACAGTATATGCCATGAGTCTACCATTCCTGGTATCCAAGCCATTGAGTAACATATCAAAACGACTATAAACaacaattcaggctgcaatcctattcacagttacctggaaggaagtcccattgaactcaatgttCAATAGAACATGGTAAACACCAGAAATCTGTGCCATTAGATACAACAACATAATTATGGGTAGGGGGGGGGAAGTTTAAGAGCAGTTGTTAAAACCAACATTACTGTTGTGAGCACTGTTGTATACAAtcatcatgggggggggcatagaCAGACACACACCATACAGTGTAAAtcaaattaacagcacaattttAGATATGTtgctcagaaatgtcccattttgttcactagagcttgttcccaggtaagcaggtttaggattgcagccacccaAAGCCCAAATGAATAGGACAGATTTTGCCTGGTGCCTAAAGGATAACATTCCTCATGTGTTTTCTTCTATTGCAGATGTGCAGGCACTCTAGTtcgatttaaagggactgtgccaATGCCTTCATTCACACAgtgcctttaaataaaacaggaagtcctgcacttctgtgtttgggaaaaaaaaactgtgcctggagcaaggcaaggagtcaggtgatccactttctgctctcTTTTAGCAGATGGAAAGCAAATCAGTGCCTGTTGCATTCATAGGAGGCTGGAGGTAGGTGGCGGCGAAGGAAGACTTTTGAAGGGCAGCCCCAACCCACCAATCCGCCCCTCCCACAATCTGCCACTGAAGCAACCTGTATCACCTCACCTAATGGTTGCCCTACCACTGGCAGATCTCTCATGGGACAGAATTCCACAATTGAGTTGTAACCACAGAGAACACCTTCCCTTTGACAGCCACCTGCCTAATCCAGTGGTGGGCTTGGAAAGGGGAAAATGTACCAAAAGCTGCATTCATgcaggaagcattctgaggcttccaacatgatcttaagcagtacttccagttttccggaggTACTTCAGAAGGCTTTCCCGGTCATTCTTAGCGTTGCGCAAGGCTCTGTTGCACTGGGTGGGTTTGGGGGATGGTGTGGTGCGGGTGGTGGCATTGCAGATCTTTGCCCCAGAGTGTGGTgaggggcaggtccattactgacCTAGGggtaaatcctatccaactttccagcaccagcgtaGCCGCAATGAAgatatgaggtaagggaacaaatgttgtcataccttaaggaggcctctgagactgccttcccaccacaggatgtagtacatGCCCTATTGACATGGCTGGACCGGCACTGgaatataggattgggtccctaatGTCTGCAAGGGTGACATGTCTGCAATGTCACTCAGAGAAGGGCCCCTAGTGACAATTTCATCTGCTGGGTGGGCTCATAGGGAAATAGGTGGTACTTTGGAACCTTTATCCCAAATTGCTTTGCGTTTAGTGCTGTACTTTGGTAAAGTCTGTAAGCAAACATCTAACAACTTAAGGTTTCTTACCTCACTCACGATGGATGATCCTGGGAAATCGTAAAGCCAGCCATCTTGGCAAGCAGCAAGAGGAATACTGCTGCTGTTCCAGGAACTGGTGAAATTATCTAGAGGATTTGTGCAGCTCAGCCCTGTTCTGTTCCAGTCCACATCATATCTCTTGCACTGACCAGTGAATGCGTCCCCATGGGCCTCTCCTCTTGGAACTGTGAAATTCCGCTCCTCTTCCAGACTCCAGCTGCATCTGCTGCTGAACGTGGCAACTCCAGGACTCCGGCAGTAGTGCTCTGGTATAAGACCAAGGAAGACAATACCGACATAGATGGGTGGGAAGGCAGCAGAGAGAAAGCATAGGATCAAAAATGCCCTTTTCTGGTACAAGTCAAACTCTCCGATATGTTCTAAAATGTCATCTAAGGTGGGCATTCTTGCAAATGAAGCAACTCATTGAAAAGAACAAACTAATGTGCTCTTCTCAGCACCGCTCCGCATTTTGTTGGCAGCAAAGCTGtttaaaataacagcatgagagAAGATCAAAAGTCACCATGAAGTAATTAATTCACTTTGTAAATCGACAAACCATGCATTACAATCTGGATTCTGAATGTGTCATTTCACACCAGACTTGAATTCTCCTAGCCTGCACATTCCACTAGTTGGGAGGTTGGTCATTCCATGTGCCCTAATCTTGGACCACTAATGCTCATTAACAAAACCATATCTTTATGATCAGGTTATATAGATGATGGGTTGCATCCAGAGTAACACTTCTGCTCTTTGTGAATGCAAGCTTCCCCCACCAATGGAAGACTGGGGACCCCCCTGTCaattccacccctctcccaggggCCTACCCACCCCTTGCCCCTGTTACGCCCTCcctgcactgttcactgtagccaaatattcttattagagagaaggTTGCCGTGAAGCCTGGCAATAGTAAAAGCTATTTTAGAATCATGTCTAAGAAccagagcaggactggggcacaatCGCCTGGTACTGAAAGAGGTGTGTCATAtgcttccccctttacctggtgatgctttagtccagtggtcttcaaacatTTTCATTCCCGTAAGTTGCCCCGATCCCACCAATGATGCTGTgggaccccattggggtcccaaccctaAGGTTGAAGAACCCaccactctcccctcctccacacgtcctcttctgctccatcctcttcttccttggAGAAAAGGCTCTGATGGCATTCTTAACATATAGGCAGAATCATGCGGGGGAAAAGGTGCTCCTTCAAGTACCCAGGGCCTAAGCTGCGCAGGGCTCTGAAGGCAGGCGCCAGCATTTGAACTGTACAGGCAGGCAATCAGTGAAACTATTTTGAAACTGCTGAGAGATGCTCACCTCAGCTGGTCTGGCTGAACAGTATGGCAGCTGCACTTGGAATAAACTGAAATTTCTGTACAGTCTTCAAGGCAACCATGTTCTTCAGCAGTCTAATCTGGAAACTACCAAAACCTGGATGAGTGGCTATTTCTGTCCAAAATTATACGTAGTCAGGTTAGAGGCATCTACAGGGACATGTGCCGGGGTCCATGACACAAAGGTCATTGGGGAGAATTGTGATTGGTTGAAAGGGATagggggaggaggaaatgtgttcttccttctctccctgcccatcccagacaTTGTAGTATGCTGTGCCAGGCAAAGGGAGAAAGGGGGGAACATACAGAAGACTGAGAGCCTGACCCTATTGGGCGCAGCgctggcactgcagccccagcaccagcgctgggtgtcgcaaaagtgctgtaaggcactttcctgcCAGTGGGaggcacccagtgccagtggagaggctAGCGCcacttggtgctgggcctcagcgctgGAAGGATACCAATGAAGAGCTCCTGGTGATATATATCCCTGCTGACTGGCGGGGAGGCTTTTTGGGGTAGAGTGAGGGCGGGGGACAGTAggcggggtggggagggtgagccACATGGCAGATCAGGTGCGGGAGGGTATGGGAATGACAGCAGAAGCTGTCGCCAAATCCTatgctccccttcagagccatggagcccaacacaggcctcctcggTTTTGTGCTAGCTCaggagctggcgcagatccattGGAGCCAGCGGAGTTCTACATGGggaaagggaaccaatgttcctttaccccgaggagactccggttgcttctctggccctgcaggaaTCATCAGCACCACTGTACCATGCAACACTGGCAGccctaagattgggctgcctgagtggTAATGGAGGGATCCAAGCATAGGCTGACCTCCAAGGCCCACAAGGAACTGGAGGCACCCTTGTTTGTCTCAGGAGCAAAATTAGCACAGAAATAAAAGCCCAGACACTGATGAAATCCTGATCATTGAACTGCAGCATGCACTTCAGTTGGCAGCCTCTTGATAAACTATGAGATCTAGTGAAAATGCTAGAGCTGGAAGTTGAAcccttctttgttttttaaagcaaggcCTTTCAACACAGAAGGCCCAGATGCTCTGCAGTAAATTTGCATCCAAAAATGCTTCTTTGGGGCCACTTCTCCTTCTGTATAATCAATAACCCTGACAGTTTACAAAATAGCATAATCTCACGCTTTGGGCTCAAAATGTGCACGTACAGACACCTGTACTCTGAACTCCAGACactaaaacagagagagagagagagagagagagaagatgtaCCAGAAGACTGTTGCTTGGCAGCTCCATCTCAAATAGCTGACTGGGATTGAAGGTTTAGAAATTCCCCTAAAGAAAATATCGCCCGAGCACACTTTGTTTTAATTCTGAACAAGTGGTGAAGGCTTGTGATCCTTACAATGGGATCTATCCAATGGCAGAACACATGATACCTCTGAAAGAAAGGAGACTATTTCCACCACACAAAGAATCACACTGCTGTCTGTGTGATCAAGATAACTGGGTCAAAGACAATTGTAGGGAGCTCTAGATTACCTACATAGAATACCTACATAAATTACCCAGCTAACTGGTCAAAGAGACTCT
This window contains:
- the LOC136647356 gene encoding solute carrier family 22 member 2-like — its product is MPTLDDILEHIGEFDLYQKRAFLILCFLSAAFPPIYVGIVFLGLIPEHYCRSPGVATFSSRCSWSLEEERNFTVPRGEAHGDAFTGQCKRYDVDWNRTGLSCTNPLDNFTSSWNSSSIPLAACQDGWLYDFPGSSIVSEFDLVCEDAWKLDLFQSCVNVGFFVGSVSIGYLADRFGRKRCLLITILINSISGVLMAIAPNYAWIVVFRLIQGLVSKGGWLTGYILIAEFVGPRYRKIVSIVYQAAFTVGLLILDAIAYAIPHWRWLQIAVTLPNFFFLLYYWCLPESPRWLIAQKKGDKALKIIKNIAKGNRKKLPPSMEDLQAEEEVSEKLVPSFVDLVRTPQIRKHTLILMYTWFTSSVVYQGLIMHMGIAGGNIYLDFFYSALVEFPSAIILILTVDCIGRRYPWAAANLTAGAACLVTALVPEDLYWLKMTAGCLGRMGITMCFETVCLVNPELYPTFLRNLGVLVCSSMCDIGGIITPFIVYRLANIWQELPLVVFAVIVLIDGGLVLLLPETKGKPLPETVEDAENMHRQGRPKEKTIYLHVRTSDGAPNSEQLSSPEFSQDDALKEKWSKNAVTSTNSYSLSS